One Maniola jurtina chromosome 25, ilManJurt1.1, whole genome shotgun sequence DNA segment encodes these proteins:
- the LOC123878146 gene encoding uncharacterized protein LOC123878146, whose product MEKTILVLLASVAIVLSNPVITRQDLQTEELRQNIEKFCSNLIHLNNLYYSKGETKEINGFPADMSVHWKTGNIFYTLINDEMKMSLQILRPSGETETIKIAGLGQSTTVDNLNDIVYLATDNGVYKYKDDGSVELYTALGEDVMYTTVSNDGTVMYIATWPQNRVHKITNDGQKQESFSAIPNGHGITVDPGNNIFFIATKTSYILKNGQSIPIKIKGLPSERMSGVFVTRSDEVLAMDENSNLYSVDAENASAKHLGTFNVSGVNTFALDSADNILIGVKGNILKFNAYEHNPCSDFKK is encoded by the exons ATGGAGAAAACAATTCTGGTCCTTCTGGCCTCAGTCGCCATAGTTCTATCAAATCCAGTAATCACACGGCAAGACCTTCAAACTGAAGAACTCAGACAGAACATAGAGAAATTCTGTTCCAATCTGATACACTTAAACAACTTGTACTATTCCAAAGGAGAAACCAAAGAAATTAACGGTTTTCCAGCAGATATGAGCGTTCATTGGAAGACAGGGAACATATTCTACACATTAATAAACGATGAAATGAAGATGTCCCTTCAAATATTACGTCCCAGTGGTGAAACGGAGACTATTAAAATAGCTGGATTAGGTCAATCCACAACAGTTGATAACCTAAACGATATTGTGTACCTAGCGACTGATAACGGGGTATACAAATATAAAGACGACGGTTCGGTGGAGTTATATACAGCTTTAGGTGAAGATGTTATGTATACAACTGTGTCAAACGATGGGACAGTAATGTATATAGCGACATGGCCTCAAAATCGGGTGCATAAAATCACAAATGACGGCCAAAAACAGGAATCTTTCTCGGCCATACCAAACGGGCATGGCATAACAGTTGATCctggaaataatattttctttatagcaACCAAAACGtcgtatattttgaaaaatgggCAGAGTATACCAATTAAAATTAAAGGGTTGCCAAGTGAAAGAATGTCGGGTGTTTTTGTTACTCGTTCGGATGAAGTTCTTGCGATGGATGAGAACAGTAATCTTTATAGTGTTGACGCTGAAAACGCTAGTGCTAAacatttag GTACGTTCAACGTATCAGGAGTAAACACTTTTGCCTTGGATTCTGCCGACAATATTCTTATCGGTGTCAAAGGGAACATACTGAAATTCAATGCCTACGAACATAATCCTTGCAGCGATTTCAaaaagtaa